The following is a genomic window from Candidatus Methanomethylicota archaeon.
CCTCTCAGTACAACAGTAGCATGGATCTATACTGGCAACTATTGCAGGTATATCCGCAATATAATACCCCTTAAGCATTTCACAGAGGGATGGTAAATTAGCCAGAGTTGGAGTTCTTATCTTAACCCTATATGGAGTCTCCTTACCATCAGACTTCACATAATAGAATAGTTCACCCCTCGGAGCTTCAACCCTAGCAGTTGCTTCACCAACTGGTGGAATACGCTTAACCTTAACATTTATGGGTCCAGGCCTCATCTTATCCAAAGCTTGCCTAATAACATTAATGCATTCCAGAGTCTCATCAACCCTAACCATAGCCCTACCCCAAACATCACATGTATCATACGTTATCAAATTGAAGTCTATCATATCATAGAAGGTATATGGATCATCAAATCTAACGTCACTCTTAACATTTGATGCTCTAGCTGTTGGACCTACAGCGCACAAATCTAAAGCCTTATCAGTGCTAAGAACCCCAACATCCACAGTCCTAGCCCTAATACTTGGATCTTCCTCCAAGACAGACTTATAATACTTGGTTCTCTCCTCAAGGTAATCTAGATTCCTCCTAATTATTGGAATCATTTCTGGGGTTATGTCATAGACTACTCCGCCAATACAATTCATGGATGGTGTAACCCTATTACCACTAATCATCTCCACAAGATCCATAACCCTCTCCCTATCCCTCCAAACATACATGAAAAGCGTATGGAAGCCTAACTCCATGCCCAAAACTCCAATCCATAATAGGTGGCTGTGTATCCTGTTAAGCTCATTAATTATGATCCTTAGATACTTAGCCCTCTCAGGAACATCAATTCCATAAAGCTTCTCCACAGCCAAACAATAGCATGTTGTATGCGGGACGTTACATATTCCGCAAATCCTCTCAGATAAGAATATCCCCTGAGTCCAAGTCCTAAGCTCCATACCCTTCTCAATACCCCTATGCATAAACCCGAGTCTAAGCTTAACATCAACTATAACCTCACCATCGAGAATGAAGTTGTATTGGAAACCCTCCTTAATGGCTGGATGCTGCGGACCTATGGGAACTTGATAGAGGCTCAACCCTACTTCACCTCCACCTTATAATCCTTCCTAAGTGGGTAGACACCCTCAGGCCAATCGTCCGGTAATATAAGTCTCTCAAGGGATGGGTGGCCATCGAAAACCACGCCAAGAAGATCATGAACTTCACGCTCATATAAAACTGCTCCAGGGAGTAATGAAACCACCGATGGAATGTGTGGATTATCCCTAGAAACCTTAACCTTAACGTTCACCAAAATCCTCCTATTCAATGGGGATAGGTTATAAATTAATTCAATGGAGTCTCCAAGATCAGTTCCAGATATGGTTGTAATATGCTTCAAGTCATATCTATCCTTCAAGTATCGTATAACATCATGGAGTATACTAGCATCAATACTTACAAATACACTTCTAGCACCATCAAGCTTATAATCTAAGATCTTGTTTGGAAATGCATTCATTAGATCCTTAACGATGAATTCCATATTGAAAGTTGACAAATGCATCCACCCCCTACCCAGACTTAAGTTTAGCTATAAGTTTGGCGACTGCATCTATAACTGCTTCAGGTCTAACTGGGCATCCTGGAACATACATGGTTACAGGTATAACCTTATCTATACCCCCCAAAACATTGTAGCATCCCCAATAAACACCGCCCGAGGTGGCGCAAGTTCCAGCTGCAATGACGAATTTCGGGTCGGGCATCTGCTCATATATCCTCTTAAGTCTTGGAGCCACCTGCCTACTAACAGCCCCAGTAACAACCAATACATCGGCATGCCTTGGACTCCCCTTCAAAAGTATCCCAAACCTCTCCACATCATATTTTGGAGCTAGGGCAGCTAAAACCTCAATATCACATGCATTACAAGCTCCAGTACACATGTAAAGTATCCATGGACTCCTAATCCTAGACCAAGCTAGAATTGAAACCATACCTTCACCTCCTCGGGAGAATCGCTATCGCTGAGAGGGCTACTGCCAGATATATTAAAACGTAAATTATGTTTGCATTGAATGATAAAAGCAGTATGAAAGCCATTACATCAAATATGGTGAAGTACAATGCATACCTATAGAGTTGAACGTTCAACTGAATCTTCTCAGGTGGAAACCTATCAGTACCCTCACCACAAGCATAGGGCTCCAAACTCAATTCACTACGCCTAGGTGGAGGGGAAAGTCTCTTAAGAATTCTGAAGAAGACGTAGCTTAACACCAAAATAGCAATGAATATGATCAATGGGGAGAAAACAATCTCAAGCCACAACGCCATCACACCACACTTACAATGATAAATTAAATAGTATCAATTTAATTTATAAGTTTTAAGTTTACTTAATTTATGGCTTAGAAACCCTTAATCGGGTGGTGAAACCCATGTCACTGGTTACGAGGGATAGATGGTCTAAGGATTTTGGGGAATGGTTTAGAGATGTATTAGATGAAGCTGAAGTCTACGATTATAGGTATCCATTAAAGGGGTGTGGGGTGTGGATGCCATATGGATTTGCAATTAGGAAGAGGGTTATAGAAGTCATGAGGTCAGTCTTAGATTCACTTGGGCATGAGGAAATCCTCCTACCACTACTAATACCAGAAGACCTATTCAAAAAGGAGGCCGAACATGTAAAGGGATTTGAAAAGCAAGTCTTCTGGGTTACGAGGGGTGGAGATACGGAGCTCGACGTAAAACTGGCTTTAAGGCCAACCAGCGAGACAGTCATAGGGCCAATGCTGAAACTATGGATAAAATCCCATGCAGACTTACCCAAAAAATACTATCAAATAGTGAGCACATTTAGATATGAGACGGAAGCTACGAAGCCAATGATAAGAGTTAGGGAGATAACGACATTCAAGGAAGCACATACAGCCCATGCAACCTTCGAAGATTCAGAGAGGCAAATTAGGGAGGCTGTTGAAGCATATAGCAGAATATTCGATGAAATATGCATACCATACATGAAGAATAAGAGGCCTGAATGGGATAAGTTTGCTGGAGCACTATACACAATAGCCTTCGACACCATAATGCCCGATGGGAGGGTCATGCAAATAGGAACCGTACACAACCTAGGACAAAACTTTTCAAAAGCCTTCGACATAAAATACTTGACAATAGATGGGAAGCAAGAATATGTCTGGCAAACATGCTATGGAATCTCAGAGAGAATAATAGCCACACTCATAGCCATACATGGAGATGATAGGGGGATGACACTACCACCAAACATAGCTCCAATACAAGTAATCATAGTGCCAATACCATATAAGGGGTTTGAAGAAGCCGTTGACAAAACCTGTAGGGAGATTTTGGGGAAGTTGTTGGAGGAGGGGGTTAGAGCTAAATACGATGATAGGGAATTAACGCCTGGAAACAAATTCTACTACTGGGAGAAGAGGGGGGTTCCAATAAGAATAGAAGTGGGACCTGAAGACATAAAAATGGAATCAGTAACTATAGCTAGGAGGGATACCCTAAGTAGAGAGAGAGTTAAAATTGCAGAAGCTTCAAAGAGGGTTAAAGAGTTGATGATGGAGATTAGGGAATCCATTAGGAGTAGGGCGTGGAACTGGATGAAGCAAAATATGCATAAAGCAACAGACTACAATGAATTGAAGAAGATGGCTGAAGTGGGGAGGGGGGTTATAGAAGTAGATTGGTGCGGGAGAGTTGAATGCGCACACAAGATAGAAGAGGATGTTAATCTAAGAGTTTTGGGTGAGCCATGGAATGAGGATACTGAGGTCCCAGTGAAATGCATCGTATGTGGAGGTGTAGCTGAGAAGAAGCTTAGACTTGCAAAAACATACTAAATATGCAAAGATATATTTACTGGTAATGTAGAAAATGATGTGGTGTGAATATTGCCTAAGAAGAGGAAGTCTAGAGGGAGGGGGAAGGGGCAAAAGGGGAGGGAACCCAGAGTTCAATGCGATTCCTGCGGAGCATGGGTTCCAAGGAGCAAAGCTAAAAGGATAACCGTATACACATCACCAGTAGACCCACAATTGGCGAAGGAGTTGGAAAAGAAGGGTACCATCATACCAAAATATCCAGTTACAAAGACGTACTGCATATCATGTGCAGTATATAGAGGCCTCGTGAAGGTGAGAGCTGAAGAAGAGAGGAAGATTGTTAAACCTAAGAAGACTTAAATAATGCAAACTTCATTCAAATCCAAGCATATCCATAAAATTGTTCACTAACCATATGCATTGACTAGAGAGATATGATATCCTACCAAGACTCACCCTTGGAACCCCCATGGAATCCAATAGCTTTTCAGAATCCCTATCCAAACCAATCTGATCCCCCAATATGAAGCAATAATCA
Proteins encoded in this region:
- a CDS encoding NADH-quinone oxidoreductase subunit A, with translation MWLEIVFSPLIIFIAILVLSYVFFRILKRLSPPPRRSELSLEPYACGEGTDRFPPEKIQLNVQLYRYALYFTIFDVMAFILLLSFNANIIYVLIYLAVALSAIAILPRR
- a CDS encoding nickel-dependent hydrogenase large subunit, with the translated sequence MSLYQVPIGPQHPAIKEGFQYNFILDGEVIVDVKLRLGFMHRGIEKGMELRTWTQGIFLSERICGICNVPHTTCYCLAVEKLYGIDVPERAKYLRIIINELNRIHSHLLWIGVLGMELGFHTLFMYVWRDRERVMDLVEMISGNRVTPSMNCIGGVVYDITPEMIPIIRRNLDYLEERTKYYKSVLEEDPSIRARTVDVGVLSTDKALDLCAVGPTARASNVKSDVRFDDPYTFYDMIDFNLITYDTCDVWGRAMVRVDETLECINVIRQALDKMRPGPINVKVKRIPPVGEATARVEAPRGELFYYVKSDGKETPYRVKIRTPTLANLPSLCEMLKGYYIADIPAIVASIDPCYCCTERVIFIDPNKGKKWTWSYDELRNYSRKYYGVGV
- the proS gene encoding proline--tRNA ligase, giving the protein MSLVTRDRWSKDFGEWFRDVLDEAEVYDYRYPLKGCGVWMPYGFAIRKRVIEVMRSVLDSLGHEEILLPLLIPEDLFKKEAEHVKGFEKQVFWVTRGGDTELDVKLALRPTSETVIGPMLKLWIKSHADLPKKYYQIVSTFRYETEATKPMIRVREITTFKEAHTAHATFEDSERQIREAVEAYSRIFDEICIPYMKNKRPEWDKFAGALYTIAFDTIMPDGRVMQIGTVHNLGQNFSKAFDIKYLTIDGKQEYVWQTCYGISERIIATLIAIHGDDRGMTLPPNIAPIQVIIVPIPYKGFEEAVDKTCREILGKLLEEGVRAKYDDRELTPGNKFYYWEKRGVPIRIEVGPEDIKMESVTIARRDTLSRERVKIAEASKRVKELMMEIRESIRSRAWNWMKQNMHKATDYNELKKMAEVGRGVIEVDWCGRVECAHKIEEDVNLRVLGEPWNEDTEVPVKCIVCGGVAEKKLRLAKTY
- the nuoB gene encoding NADH-quinone oxidoreductase subunit NuoB, with the translated sequence MVSILAWSRIRSPWILYMCTGACNACDIEVLAALAPKYDVERFGILLKGSPRHADVLVVTGAVSRQVAPRLKRIYEQMPDPKFVIAAGTCATSGGVYWGCYNVLGGIDKVIPVTMYVPGCPVRPEAVIDAVAKLIAKLKSG
- a CDS encoding 30S ribosomal protein S26e, which translates into the protein MPKKRKSRGRGKGQKGREPRVQCDSCGAWVPRSKAKRITVYTSPVDPQLAKELEKKGTIIPKYPVTKTYCISCAVYRGLVKVRAEEERKIVKPKKT
- a CDS encoding NADH-quinone oxidoreductase subunit C; this encodes MSTFNMEFIVKDLMNAFPNKILDYKLDGARSVFVSIDASILHDVIRYLKDRYDLKHITTISGTDLGDSIELIYNLSPLNRRILVNVKVKVSRDNPHIPSVVSLLPGAVLYEREVHDLLGVVFDGHPSLERLILPDDWPEGVYPLRKDYKVEVK